From Rhizobium sp. NZLR1, a single genomic window includes:
- a CDS encoding helix-turn-helix domain-containing protein has translation MQRTSFSQFKCPAARALDSVGDWWSILILRDAFQGLSRFDDFQKSLGVAPNILTRRLKHLTDQGLFERRLYHQRPARYEYRLTDKGRDFFPVLMSLFSWGSRHIPEEDLAYLLGDAASGKARETLLVDTRTGEQVTPENTSLLAGPAADDEVHKRIARMRAWYLGIDA, from the coding sequence ATGCAGCGGACGAGCTTCAGCCAATTCAAATGCCCGGCGGCGCGCGCGCTCGACAGCGTCGGCGACTGGTGGAGCATCCTCATCCTGCGCGACGCCTTTCAGGGGCTGTCGCGCTTCGACGATTTCCAGAAGAGCCTCGGTGTGGCGCCGAACATCCTGACGCGGCGGCTGAAACACCTAACGGATCAGGGACTGTTCGAACGGCGGCTCTACCATCAGCGCCCTGCCCGCTACGAATACCGGCTGACGGACAAGGGCCGCGATTTCTTTCCGGTGCTGATGTCCCTATTTTCCTGGGGAAGCCGGCACATCCCAGAGGAAGACCTTGCCTATCTGCTTGGCGATGCCGCCTCCGGCAAAGCGCGCGAGACGCTGCTGGTCGACACACGGACCGGCGAACAAGTGACACCCGAAAACACCAGCCTGCTTGCAGGCCCCGCAGCCGATGACGAGGTGCACAAGCGGATCGCCCGCATGCGCGCCTGGTATCTCGGCATCGACGCATAA
- the coaD gene encoding pantetheine-phosphate adenylyltransferase: MTTAFYPGSFDPITNGHVDVLVQALNVAEKVIVAIGIHPGKAPLFSFEERAELIRRSLAQALPGKTGDIDVVAFDNLVVDAARSHGATLLIRGLRDGTDLDYEMQMAGMNRTMAPDIQTIFLPAGTASRPITATLVRQIAAMGGDVSAFVPAAVLQALTSKRPE; encoded by the coding sequence ATGACGACAGCTTTTTATCCGGGGTCCTTCGACCCGATCACCAATGGGCATGTGGATGTTCTGGTCCAGGCGCTGAACGTCGCCGAAAAGGTGATCGTCGCGATCGGCATCCATCCCGGCAAGGCGCCGCTCTTTTCCTTCGAGGAGAGAGCCGAACTGATCCGCCGTTCCCTGGCGCAAGCGCTGCCCGGCAAGACCGGCGACATCGACGTCGTCGCCTTCGACAATCTGGTTGTCGATGCCGCCCGCAGCCATGGCGCCACGCTTCTGATCCGCGGTCTTCGCGACGGCACCGATCTTGATTACGAAATGCAGATGGCCGGCATGAACAGGACGATGGCGCCCGATATCCAGACCATCTTTTTGCCGGCGGGCACGGCCTCGCGGCCCATTACCGCCACATTGGTCCGCCAGATCGCCGCCATGGGCGGCGATGTCAGCGCTTTCGTGCCGGCCGCCGTCTTGCAAGCCCTCACATCCAAGCGCCCAGAATAG
- a CDS encoding MarC family protein, translated as MASADQLINAFTTLLVTIDPPGLAPIFLGLTMGMSRAQRTQVALRGSVIAFIILAVFALFGAGVLGVLGISIGAFRIAGGLLLFWIAFEMVFERRQERKEKATEAAITKDHIENIAVFPLALPLIAGPGAISATILLAGTLATSIGKAQLIGVIAANLLLTFLMLLIAERLDRFLGVTGRAILTRLLGVILAALAAQFVVDGAKSAFNLISATPH; from the coding sequence ATGGCAAGCGCCGACCAATTGATCAACGCCTTCACGACGCTGCTGGTCACCATCGATCCGCCGGGGCTCGCACCGATCTTCCTGGGGCTGACGATGGGCATGAGCCGCGCCCAGCGCACGCAGGTGGCGCTGCGCGGCTCGGTTATCGCCTTCATCATCCTCGCCGTCTTCGCGCTGTTTGGGGCCGGCGTACTCGGCGTGCTCGGGATTTCGATCGGCGCCTTCCGCATCGCCGGCGGTCTGCTGCTGTTCTGGATCGCCTTCGAGATGGTCTTCGAAAGACGCCAGGAACGCAAGGAGAAGGCCACCGAAGCGGCCATCACCAAGGATCACATCGAGAATATCGCCGTCTTCCCGCTAGCCTTGCCGCTGATTGCCGGCCCGGGCGCCATCTCGGCGACGATCCTGCTTGCCGGCACGCTCGCCACCTCCATCGGGAAAGCCCAACTGATCGGCGTCATTGCCGCCAATCTGCTGCTGACCTTCCTAATGCTGCTGATCGCCGAACGGCTGGACCGTTTCCTCGGCGTCACCGGCCGGGCAATTCTGACGCGGCTTCTCGGCGTTATCCTCGCGGCCCTTGCCGCACAGTTCGTCGTCGACGGGGCGAAATCGGCGTTCAATCTGATCAGCGCAACGCCGCACTGA
- a CDS encoding single-stranded DNA-binding protein, which produces MAGSVNKVILIGNVGADPEIRRTQDGRPIANLRIATSETWRDRNSGERREKTEWHTVVVFNEGLCKVVEQYVKKGAKLYIEGQLQTRKWQDQQGQDRYSTEVVLQGFGSTLTMLDGRGEGGGASSGGGRGGSSSNDYGDDYGAPAPSSSPSRGGGGGGNFSRDLDDDIPF; this is translated from the coding sequence ATGGCTGGTAGCGTAAACAAGGTAATTCTGATCGGAAATGTCGGTGCGGACCCGGAAATCCGCCGCACCCAGGATGGCCGGCCGATCGCCAATCTTCGTATTGCGACCTCGGAGACCTGGCGCGACCGCAATTCCGGCGAGCGTCGTGAAAAGACCGAATGGCACACTGTCGTCGTCTTCAACGAGGGCCTGTGCAAGGTCGTCGAGCAATATGTGAAGAAGGGCGCCAAGCTCTATATCGAAGGCCAGTTGCAGACCCGTAAGTGGCAGGACCAGCAGGGACAGGACCGCTACTCGACGGAAGTGGTGCTGCAGGGCTTCGGTTCGACGCTGACCATGCTCGACGGCCGCGGTGAAGGCGGCGGTGCAAGCTCCGGTGGCGGCCGTGGCGGCAGCAGCAGCAATGATTATGGCGACGACTACGGCGCCCCGGCTCCCTCATCATCGCCAAGCCGCGGCGGTGGCGGCGGTGGCAACTTCTCGCGGGATCTCGACGACGACATCCCGTTCTGA
- a CDS encoding DUF4864 domain-containing protein has translation MRAFFAVLILCAAFILPAVSALAEDPIDTTRTMIEEQITAFLKDDAEAAYSFAAPGIRAMYPDKNLFFAMVKKSYEPVYHPGNYAFGRSRSIDNGALIYHEVLISGRDGKDWTAIYQMTRQPDGSYRINGVQIMPDADSKGI, from the coding sequence ATGCGCGCCTTCTTCGCAGTTCTTATTCTGTGTGCCGCGTTCATCCTCCCCGCTGTCTCGGCCCTTGCCGAAGATCCGATCGACACGACGCGAACGATGATCGAGGAACAGATCACAGCTTTCCTAAAGGACGATGCCGAAGCCGCCTATTCCTTCGCCGCTCCCGGCATCAGGGCGATGTATCCCGACAAGAACCTGTTCTTCGCCATGGTGAAAAAGAGCTACGAGCCGGTCTATCATCCCGGCAACTACGCCTTCGGCCGCAGCCGCTCGATCGACAACGGCGCGCTGATCTACCACGAGGTGCTGATTTCAGGCCGCGACGGCAAGGACTGGACGGCGATCTACCAGATGACTCGACAGCCCGACGGCAGCTACAGGATCAACGGCGTGCAGATCATGCCGGATGCCGACAGCAAGGGCATCTAA
- a CDS encoding peptidylprolyl isomerase, which produces MKLFYLAFAGVLYLASFAGDAFAQSADHYLTIQLKNGPVVIQLMPEVAPKHVAQIEALAKKGEYDNVAFHRVIDGFMAQTGDVKYGNMEKGFDASLAGTGSSDMPDIPAEFSKTPFVRGTVGMARSQDPNSANSQFFIMFAEGSFLNGQYTVVGKVVSGMENVDKIKRGEGQNGEVKSPDRMVKVTLGKK; this is translated from the coding sequence ATGAAACTGTTTTATCTCGCATTTGCCGGCGTGCTGTATCTCGCCTCCTTCGCGGGGGATGCGTTCGCCCAGTCGGCTGATCATTATCTCACCATCCAGCTGAAGAACGGCCCTGTCGTCATCCAGCTGATGCCTGAGGTTGCGCCGAAGCATGTCGCTCAGATCGAGGCGCTGGCCAAGAAGGGCGAATACGACAACGTCGCCTTCCATCGCGTCATCGACGGCTTCATGGCCCAGACCGGCGACGTCAAATACGGCAACATGGAAAAGGGTTTCGATGCGAGCCTCGCCGGCACCGGCTCCTCCGATATGCCTGATATTCCGGCCGAGTTCTCCAAGACCCCGTTCGTGCGCGGCACCGTCGGCATGGCTCGTTCGCAGGATCCGAATTCCGCCAATTCGCAGTTCTTCATCATGTTCGCCGAAGGCTCCTTCCTCAACGGCCAGTACACCGTCGTCGGCAAGGTCGTTTCCGGCATGGAGAATGTCGACAAGATCAAGCGCGGCGAAGGCCAGAACGGCGAAGTCAAAAGCCCCGACCGGATGGTCAAGGTTACCCTGGGCAAGAAGTAA
- a CDS encoding peptidylprolyl isomerase: MAEIKDPENTVILETTKGKIVIQLLPQVAPEHVARIKELAREKAYDGVVFHRVIQDFMAQTGDVEFGKKGSETFNPGRAGMGGSSKPDLKAEFSATTHTRGTCSMARSQNPNSANSQFFICFTDAPWLNKQYSVWGQVIEGMDNVDKIKRGEPVSDPDSIVSMRVAADV; this comes from the coding sequence ATGGCCGAGATCAAGGATCCCGAAAACACCGTCATTCTGGAAACCACCAAGGGCAAGATCGTCATCCAGCTTTTGCCGCAGGTCGCCCCGGAGCATGTCGCCCGCATCAAGGAACTCGCCCGCGAGAAGGCCTATGACGGCGTCGTCTTCCACCGCGTCATCCAGGATTTCATGGCCCAGACGGGCGACGTCGAATTTGGCAAGAAGGGTTCGGAAACCTTCAATCCCGGCCGCGCCGGCATGGGCGGCTCCTCCAAGCCGGATCTGAAGGCTGAATTCTCCGCGACGACCCATACGCGCGGCACCTGCTCGATGGCCCGTTCGCAGAACCCGAACTCGGCCAATTCGCAGTTCTTCATCTGCTTCACCGATGCACCCTGGCTGAACAAGCAGTATTCCGTCTGGGGCCAGGTCATCGAAGGCATGGACAACGTCGACAAGATCAAGCGCGGCGAGCCGGTTTCCGATCCGGATTCGATCGTCTCGATGCGGGTTGCCGCCGACGTCTGA
- the tgt gene encoding tRNA guanosine(34) transglycosylase Tgt, with protein MTENFQFTLDKTDAGARLGEISMPRGTIRTPAFMPVGTVGTVKAMYLDQVSETGADIILGNTYHLMLRPSAERVARLGGLHKLIRWEHPILTDSGGFQVMSLSGLRKLDEQGVTFKSHVDGSLHHMSPERSIEIQGLLGSDIQMQLDECVALPAEPKEIERAMEMSLRWAERCQVAFGEQPGKAMFGIVQGGDIPALRIRSAEALSQLDLKGYAIGGLAVGEPQDVMLQMLETTLPVLPLEKPRYLMGVGTPDDMLKSVARGIDMFDCVMPTRSGRHGLAFTRRGKVNIRNARHAEDMRPLDEQSNCPASRDYSRAYLHHLVRANEALGGMLLSWHNLAYYQELMQGIRKAIAEGRFADFMAETQEEWARGDLQPV; from the coding sequence ATGACAGAAAACTTCCAATTCACACTTGACAAGACCGATGCCGGCGCGCGCCTCGGCGAGATTTCCATGCCGCGCGGCACGATCCGGACGCCCGCCTTCATGCCTGTGGGAACCGTCGGCACCGTCAAGGCGATGTATCTCGACCAGGTGAGCGAAACCGGCGCCGACATCATCCTCGGCAATACCTATCACCTGATGCTGCGCCCCAGCGCCGAGCGCGTCGCCCGCCTCGGCGGCCTGCACAAGCTGATCCGCTGGGAGCACCCGATCCTGACGGATTCCGGCGGCTTCCAGGTCATGTCGCTGTCCGGCCTGCGTAAGCTTGATGAGCAGGGCGTCACCTTCAAATCGCATGTCGACGGCAGCCTGCATCATATGTCGCCGGAACGCTCGATTGAAATCCAGGGGTTGCTCGGCTCCGATATCCAGATGCAACTCGACGAATGTGTGGCGCTGCCGGCCGAGCCGAAGGAGATCGAGCGCGCCATGGAAATGTCGCTGCGCTGGGCCGAGCGCTGCCAGGTCGCCTTCGGCGAACAGCCTGGAAAGGCAATGTTCGGCATCGTCCAGGGCGGCGATATTCCGGCGCTGCGCATCCGTTCGGCTGAGGCGCTGAGCCAGCTCGATCTCAAGGGCTATGCCATCGGCGGCCTTGCCGTCGGCGAGCCGCAGGACGTCATGCTGCAGATGCTGGAAACGACGCTGCCCGTGCTTCCTCTGGAGAAGCCGCGTTACCTCATGGGCGTCGGCACGCCGGACGATATGCTGAAATCTGTCGCTCGCGGCATCGACATGTTCGATTGTGTCATGCCGACCCGTTCCGGCCGCCATGGCCTGGCCTTTACCCGCCGCGGCAAGGTCAATATCCGCAATGCCCGTCATGCCGAGGATATGCGCCCGCTCGACGAACAGTCGAATTGCCCGGCCTCGCGCGACTATTCGCGCGCCTACCTGCACCATCTCGTCCGCGCCAACGAGGCGCTCGGCGGCATGCTCCTCTCCTGGCACAATCTCGCCTATTACCAGGAATTGATGCAGGGTATCCGCAAGGCGATCGCCGAAGGCCGCTTCGCCGATTTCATGGCGGAGACGCAGGAAGAATGGGCAAGAGGCGATCTTCAACCCGTTTGA
- the queA gene encoding tRNA preQ1(34) S-adenosylmethionine ribosyltransferase-isomerase QueA, which yields MRVDLFDFDLPDERIALRPAEPRDSARLLVVNPHAESVPDAERVLSDHRVGDLPSFLRAGDALVFNDTKVIPAQLEGIRHRDGAGGQQVSATLHMRVGPSRWKAFAKPGKRIKEGDRIAFGHSGESCLLGSLDATVEEKGEAGEVTLAFDLSGPALDEAIAAVGHIPLPPYIAAKRPEDERDRADYQTIYAREEGAVAAPTAGLHFTPGLFETLDKAGIERHFVTLHVGAGTFLPVKADDTDDHRMHLESGTVSAETAARLNAVKAKGGRIVCVGTTSLRLIESAAEESGEIRAWSGATGIFITPGYRFKSVDMLMTNFHLPRSTLFMLVSAFAGFKTMHAAYNHAIATGYRFYSYGDASLLFRKDK from the coding sequence ATGCGCGTAGACCTTTTCGATTTCGATCTGCCCGATGAACGCATCGCATTGCGGCCCGCCGAACCGCGCGACAGCGCGCGCCTGCTCGTCGTCAATCCCCACGCGGAAAGCGTGCCTGATGCTGAACGCGTGCTTTCTGATCATCGCGTCGGCGATCTGCCGTCCTTCCTGCGGGCGGGCGATGCGCTGGTCTTCAACGACACCAAGGTCATTCCGGCCCAGCTCGAGGGCATCCGCCATCGGGACGGCGCCGGCGGCCAGCAGGTGTCGGCAACACTGCACATGCGCGTCGGCCCGAGCCGTTGGAAGGCCTTTGCCAAGCCCGGCAAGCGCATCAAGGAGGGCGACCGCATCGCCTTCGGCCATAGCGGCGAAAGCTGCTTGCTCGGCTCGCTCGACGCCACCGTCGAGGAAAAGGGCGAGGCCGGCGAGGTGACGCTCGCATTTGATCTTTCCGGCCCGGCGCTCGACGAGGCGATTGCCGCCGTCGGTCACATTCCGTTGCCGCCCTATATCGCCGCCAAGCGGCCCGAGGACGAGCGCGACCGCGCGGATTACCAGACGATCTATGCCCGCGAGGAGGGCGCCGTCGCTGCGCCCACCGCCGGCCTGCATTTCACGCCCGGCCTGTTCGAGACGCTCGACAAAGCTGGCATTGAACGCCATTTCGTTACGCTGCATGTCGGCGCCGGCACCTTTCTGCCTGTCAAGGCCGACGATACCGACGATCACCGGATGCATCTGGAAAGCGGCACCGTCAGCGCTGAGACCGCCGCCCGGCTGAACGCCGTCAAGGCAAAAGGCGGGCGTATCGTCTGCGTCGGCACCACCTCGCTGCGGCTGATCGAGAGTGCTGCGGAAGAGAGCGGCGAGATCCGCGCCTGGAGCGGCGCCACTGGCATTTTCATCACGCCCGGCTACCGTTTCAAATCGGTCGACATGCTGATGACCAATTTTCACCTGCCGCGCTCGACGCTGTTCATGCTGGTCTCGGCCTTTGCCGGCTTTAAGACCATGCATGCGGCCTACAACCACGCCATTGCGACGGGCTACCGCTTCTACTCTTACGGCGACGCGAGCCTTCTTTTCCGGAAAGACAAATGA
- the fabF gene encoding beta-ketoacyl-ACP synthase II has product MDRIVVTGMGLVSPLGTGVELAWKRLLDGGSGLRVLSDGVVGELPAKVGGIVPGSAEDAESGFDPDRYITPKDQKKMDRFIQFAMAATEEAVKQAGWMPTDEAKRERTATIIASGVGGFPAIAEAVRIGETRGVRRLSPFTVPSFLVNLAAGQVSIRYRFKGPLGAPVTACAASVQAIGDAARLIRSGEADVAICGGAEACIDKVSLGGFAAARALSTGFNDTPELASRPFDTARDGFVMGEGAGILVIETLEHALARGATPLAELVGYGTAADAYHMTSGPEDGDGARRAMEAALKQAKIPASEVKHLNAHATSTPVGDRGEIAAIATVFGRNGDIAVSATKSATGHLLGAAGGLEAIFTILALRDQIAPPTRNLDEADPDADGIDIVGKTARPLAMDYAITNGFGFGGVNASALFRCWS; this is encoded by the coding sequence ATGGATCGCATCGTTGTCACCGGCATGGGACTTGTGTCACCACTCGGCACCGGCGTCGAGCTCGCCTGGAAGCGGCTTCTTGACGGCGGTTCGGGGCTGAGGGTGCTTTCGGACGGTGTCGTCGGCGAACTCCCGGCCAAGGTCGGCGGCATCGTTCCCGGCAGCGCCGAGGATGCAGAGAGCGGTTTCGATCCCGACCGTTACATCACCCCCAAGGACCAGAAGAAGATGGACCGCTTCATCCAGTTCGCCATGGCGGCGACGGAGGAAGCGGTGAAGCAGGCCGGCTGGATGCCGACCGACGAAGCGAAACGCGAACGCACCGCAACGATCATCGCCTCGGGCGTCGGCGGCTTCCCGGCGATCGCCGAAGCGGTGCGGATCGGCGAGACGCGCGGCGTGCGGCGGCTGTCCCCCTTCACCGTGCCCTCCTTCCTCGTAAACCTCGCTGCCGGCCAAGTCAGCATCCGCTACCGCTTCAAGGGGCCGCTCGGCGCTCCGGTGACGGCATGTGCGGCCAGCGTCCAGGCGATCGGCGATGCTGCGCGGCTGATCCGCTCCGGCGAAGCGGATGTGGCAATCTGCGGCGGTGCCGAGGCCTGTATCGACAAGGTAAGCCTCGGCGGCTTTGCCGCCGCTCGCGCGCTTTCCACCGGTTTCAACGACACCCCGGAGCTGGCGTCGCGGCCCTTCGACACGGCGCGTGACGGTTTCGTCATGGGCGAAGGCGCCGGCATCCTGGTCATCGAAACACTCGAACACGCGCTTGCCCGCGGCGCCACACCGCTCGCCGAACTCGTCGGTTACGGCACGGCGGCGGACGCCTACCACATGACCTCAGGCCCCGAAGACGGCGACGGCGCGCGCCGGGCGATGGAGGCAGCGCTCAAGCAGGCGAAGATCCCGGCTTCGGAGGTCAAGCACCTCAACGCGCATGCGACCTCGACACCGGTCGGTGACCGGGGCGAGATCGCGGCGATCGCCACGGTCTTCGGCCGCAATGGCGACATTGCCGTCAGTGCGACAAAATCGGCCACCGGCCATCTGCTCGGGGCCGCCGGCGGGCTGGAAGCGATCTTCACCATCCTGGCGCTGCGCGACCAAATCGCGCCGCCGACCCGCAACCTTGATGAGGCCGACCCTGATGCCGACGGCATCGATATCGTCGGCAAGACGGCGCGGCCGCTGGCAATGGACTATGCCATCACCAACGGTTTCGGCTTCGGCGGCGTGAATGCCAGCGCCCTCTTCCGGTGCTGGTCATAA
- the gyrA gene encoding DNA gyrase subunit A — MTEQTPPGGGKLPPGIEPISIMEEMQRSYLDYAMSVIVSRALPDVRDGLKPVHRRILYGMSELGIDWNKKYVKCARVTGDVMGKFHPHGNSAIYDALARMAQPWSLRLPLIDGQGNFGSVDGDPPAAERYTECRLEKAAHSLLDDLDKETVDFRDNYDGTLSEPVVVPAKFPNLLVNGAGGIAVGMATNIPPHNLSEVIDGCIALIDDPAIELQDLIQIIPGPDFPTGAKILGRAGIRSAYETGRGSVIMRGVAAIEPMRGDREQIIITEIPYQVNKATMIEKMAELVRDKRIEGISDLRDESDRQGYRVVVELKRDANAEVILNQLYRYTPLQTSFGCNMVALNGGKPEQLTLLDMLRAFVSFREEVVSRRTKFLLRKARDRAHVLVGLAIAVANIDEVIRVIRQAPDPQSAREELMTRRWPAEDVESLIRLIDDPRHRINEDLTYNLSEEQARAILELRLARLTALGRDEIGDELNKIGEEIKDYLDILSSRVRIQTIVKDELLAVRNEFGTPRRTEIIDGGLEMDDEDLIAREDMVVTVSHLGYIKRVPLTTYRAQRRGGKGRSGMTTRDQDFVSRLFVVNTHTPVLFFSSRGIVYKEKVWRLPIGTPTSRGKALINMLPLAPGERITTILPLPEDEESWDNLDVMFSTTRGTVRRNKLSDFVQVNRNGKIAMKLEEEGDEILSVETCTENDDVLLTTALGQCIRFSVDDVRVFAGRNSIGVRGISLAGGDRIISMTIVRHVNAEPWERAAYLKRAANDRRLTTGEAEEIALVGEEVTEEGQLSDERYEELKQLEQYVLTVSEKGFGKRSSSYDFRISGRGGKGIRATDTSKTGEIGELVAAFPIEDGDQIMLVSDGGQLIRVPVGGIRIASRATKGVTIFSTAKDEKVVSVERISEPEEDETEEAVEVADGAAITDEDAAGEAPIADGDPGPAEE, encoded by the coding sequence TTGACTGAGCAAACACCCCCCGGCGGCGGGAAGCTCCCGCCAGGCATCGAGCCCATCTCCATCATGGAGGAAATGCAGCGGTCGTATCTCGATTACGCCATGAGCGTCATCGTTAGCCGCGCGCTGCCCGACGTGCGCGACGGCCTGAAGCCCGTGCACCGGCGCATCCTCTACGGCATGTCCGAGCTTGGCATCGACTGGAACAAGAAATACGTCAAATGCGCCCGCGTCACCGGTGACGTGATGGGTAAATTCCATCCGCACGGCAATTCCGCGATCTATGATGCGCTCGCCCGTATGGCGCAGCCCTGGTCGCTGCGTCTGCCGCTGATCGACGGCCAAGGCAATTTCGGCTCGGTTGATGGTGACCCGCCGGCGGCCGAACGGTACACCGAATGCCGCCTCGAAAAGGCTGCCCATTCGCTGCTCGACGATCTCGACAAGGAAACCGTCGATTTCCGCGACAACTATGACGGTACGCTCTCCGAGCCGGTTGTGGTGCCGGCCAAATTCCCGAACCTGCTCGTCAATGGCGCAGGCGGCATCGCCGTCGGCATGGCGACCAACATCCCGCCGCATAATCTCTCCGAAGTCATCGACGGCTGCATCGCGCTGATCGACGATCCGGCAATCGAGCTGCAGGATCTGATCCAGATCATTCCCGGCCCCGATTTCCCGACGGGTGCGAAGATCCTCGGCCGTGCCGGCATTCGCTCCGCCTATGAGACTGGCCGCGGCTCGGTCATCATGCGCGGCGTCGCCGCCATCGAGCCAATGCGCGGTGACCGCGAGCAGATCATCATCACCGAGATTCCCTACCAGGTGAACAAGGCGACGATGATCGAAAAGATGGCCGAGCTGGTGCGCGACAAGCGCATCGAAGGCATCTCCGACCTGCGCGACGAATCCGACCGCCAGGGTTATCGCGTCGTCGTCGAATTGAAGCGCGACGCCAATGCCGAGGTCATCCTCAATCAGCTTTATCGCTATACGCCGCTGCAGACGTCCTTCGGCTGCAACATGGTGGCGCTGAACGGCGGCAAGCCGGAACAGCTGACCCTTCTCGACATGCTGCGCGCCTTCGTCTCCTTCCGCGAAGAAGTTGTTAGCCGGAGAACAAAATTCCTGCTGCGCAAAGCGCGCGACCGCGCCCATGTGTTGGTCGGTCTCGCGATTGCCGTCGCCAATATCGACGAAGTCATTCGCGTCATCCGCCAGGCGCCCGATCCGCAGTCGGCCCGCGAAGAATTGATGACCCGCCGCTGGCCGGCCGAAGATGTCGAAAGCCTGATCCGTCTGATCGACGATCCGCGCCATCGCATCAACGAGGACCTGACCTACAATCTCTCCGAAGAGCAGGCCCGCGCCATCCTCGAACTGCGCCTTGCCCGCCTGACGGCCCTTGGCCGCGACGAAATCGGCGACGAACTCAACAAAATCGGTGAGGAGATCAAGGATTACCTCGATATTCTCTCCTCGCGCGTCCGCATCCAGACCATCGTCAAGGACGAACTCCTCGCTGTCCGCAATGAATTCGGCACGCCGCGCCGCACCGAGATCATCGATGGCGGCCTCGAAATGGACGACGAGGATCTGATTGCTCGTGAAGACATGGTCGTCACCGTCTCGCATCTGGGCTATATCAAGCGCGTGCCGCTGACCACCTATCGTGCCCAGCGCCGCGGCGGCAAGGGCCGCTCCGGCATGACCACCCGCGACCAGGATTTCGTTAGCCGGCTATTTGTAGTCAATACGCATACGCCGGTTCTGTTCTTCTCCTCGCGCGGCATCGTCTATAAGGAGAAGGTCTGGCGCCTGCCGATCGGCACGCCGACCTCGCGCGGCAAGGCGCTGATCAATATGCTGCCGCTTGCACCCGGCGAGCGCATCACTACCATCCTGCCCTTGCCCGAGGACGAGGAGAGCTGGGACAATCTCGACGTGATGTTCTCGACGACGCGCGGCACGGTTCGCCGCAACAAGCTGTCGGACTTCGTCCAGGTCAACCGCAATGGCAAGATTGCCATGAAGCTCGAGGAGGAGGGCGACGAAATCCTCTCCGTCGAGACCTGCACCGAGAATGACGACGTGCTGCTGACGACGGCGCTCGGCCAGTGCATCCGCTTCTCCGTCGACGACGTCCGCGTTTTCGCCGGCCGGAACTCGATCGGCGTGCGCGGCATCAGCCTTGCCGGCGGCGACCGCATCATCTCGATGACCATCGTCCGCCATGTCAATGCCGAGCCGTGGGAGCGCGCCGCCTACCTGAAGCGCGCCGCCAACGACCGGCGTCTGACGACGGGTGAGGCCGAGGAGATCGCGCTGGTCGGCGAGGAAGTCACCGAGGAGGGACAACTGAGCGACGAGCGTTACGAAGAGCTGAAACAGCTTGAGCAGTACGTTCTCACCGTCTCCGAAAAGGGCTTCGGCAAGCGTTCGTCGTCCTACGATTTCCGCATCTCCGGCCGCGGCGGCAAGGGCATTCGCGCCACCGATACGTCGAAAACCGGCGAGATCGGCGAACTGGTCGCGGCATTCCCCATCGAGGACGGCGACCAGATCATGCTGGTTTCCGATGGCGGCCAGCTGATCCGCGTGCCGGTCGGCGGCATCCGCATCGCCAGCCGCGCCACCAAGGGCGTCACCATCTTCTCGACGGCCAAGGACGAGAAGGTCGTTTCGGTCGAGCGCATCAGCGAGCCGGAGGAGGACGAGACGGAGGAGGCCGTCGAGGTCGCCGACGGCGCCGCTATTACCGACGAAGATGCTGCGGGCGAAGCGCCGATTGCCGATGGCGATCCGGGGCCCGCCGAGGAATGA